The stretch of DNA ttataccGACGAAAAATGTAGTTTTATCGATTTATTCTGATCGGAAAGCCTACCACACCAGTGGGTTTCAATGCATattatagaaaacaaaaaatgttacacaggatctttttttctgggtcGCCCCAGTTATAACAGATCAGTATCAGCATCAGATAACTCAGGTAGGACTAATTGCTTTTCTCAATTACATTTTAAGAGTACAAACATAATTCAAGTCTTccattatttataatttttttaggaaGGCGCACATTGGACTCCTCTTGGACCTTCATCATTTTCAGAAACGTCTGACTCATCGCTGCTAGATGTTACATTTCCATCATTCCTTTCTTGACTGGACgtacgctgctgctgttgctacgAAACGATAATTACAGattaaatggattttttttctaattctatTTCAACAGATCGATAGTTTCTATGATACCCTGCGTCTCCTTTCAGTTCTGCGAACATGACGCCAAAGCACCCAAAGAAGTTCGCCCGAAATAGTGTCTGGCTCACGTCGGCgctcttcttccctttcttgGTGATTTGTTTTCACTGTCTGCAGAATTTGAGatttccaaaataataaaacagaaaattaaacaatcaCGCATAAGATTAACAACTGctatgaatgtcttaataaagAGATATAAAAAAGCAAGGTGACGTGGGCAACTGGGTATCAATAAATTAAGTAACAGTTGACCGATAGtagcaaattttttgaattggcAATCTACGTTAGCGTCGTTTTCCAAACTAAcagtaattcaaaattaaatcaaattcaaaataataatttagtaACCTTTTTAAGGTCCCAAAGCTGGGGTTCATCAAAACATTTTGGGGTCCATATTTTCACATCATCATCCAAACCACTCGTTGCTAAGACAGGAATACTTGGATGAGGCTCAAGACAATTAACCTAAAAGACATTGTGTTAAACAGATTggttttaattaaattcagatttccaaaaaaattactataTCTATTTGCTTCTTCAAGACTAATTAAGACTAACTTTCTGAAAGCAGTTGATTTTCTCGTtcgaaaattttgaatttacagAACGAAATGCACCATAAAAAACAGGCAGGAATTGTGTCGAtgaaactttgtttctttgaAATGTTCTACCATCAAAAGTTTGAGTTGGCAACAGCGATTCTAATTTCTAAGATATTTGTTTGACAACTTATACTgactaaaaaataaagcaatttAAGCATCATTTAAACTACTGTCAAAAACCGAATTACTTGAAACAACATATTTAGTTAGTTGACAAAATGATCTTTACCACTCCATTTTCATCGCCCGGTATACATTGTACAATGGCTTCGGTGCTATTGTCccagaagaaaatatttccacaatctatataataatagttgtaaaattaatGATGCGAAATCACACAATATATTTGAAGATTGCAATATACCTGACCCCGATACAACAAACTCACTCCTGGGCCCATAATAATTTACTCCTTTAACAGTTGCGTTATTGCGGTGTCCCTAAAGTGGAatgcacgaaaaaaaaatcgattaacGTACAGTATTTACTTTCTAACTTCACAGAAAGTGAAATGCGTTACTAACACTGTAACGATGTAAGAAATCTGATCCTTCAACACAATCCGAAGCAAATGAGtaaatctgaatttttttaaattaaagactgattaaaagaaaaaacatgaaacaaaaaaaattatggagtTACGTCTTCATCATTGTAGCTAGCAAGGAGTTCGGATCCGTTAAAATTGTAAACAGCGCTGGTTACGTGAGCTCGGACAGAGGAATCCACctagaaacaaatgaaaagtgataaaattttcaaatttaaacaCCCTGTTTATATTGCAATTGATACGTCTCCTTTCGTTACTAAATAATCTATAAACTAACCAAATGACGTGGACAAGATTTTCTAACTGTTGCTGACTCAGAATTCGAAGAAATATGACGGCGGTCGTAAATACGAACAAACTGATCTCTCCCGCCAACGCAGAACTCGGTCGTATCAATTGGGTGAGTTGATATGCTATACAGCGCTATTTTTCGTTCGCAATGTTTAACTGTAAGTAATCTTCAACAAGAAAACTTAAATCTTAAGAAAGTAAGATTGATATGAAAAAGTTACTTGTTGGGTTTGCTTTGTCTGACATCTACTTCAAAAACCACTCCGTCTTCTCCCGCAGTAAGGAACACATGAGGTGTGTCTGGAAGAAGAGCCAATTTATGAGCAGGACCTCGGTGTAGGCCTAATCGACGTGTGGAATGAAACACTCCACTTGGTGACAGTACAGCAAGCCGGATATGTCCGTCTCGAGCACAAGAAACTATGTGAGTGTCACCACACAAAGGTAAAAACTTTGCCTGTTAAAAATCACAATCATATGTATTTTATAAAGTGTAAGTTTAAGAACACCCTACTATTTACTATATTAGGCCTACTAATCTATCTAGACACAATATGTAGATCTGTCAATTTTATACCTGAAACACATTGCCTCTATGTCCACTGTCATAATTGACAACAGGTTCAGCACGGCTCCAATCCCTATTTGATTGATGGATACTATTAGTGATACTGCACTACATAATACTTGCACTATTCAGTTATAATAAATATTACCAAATTATGATACTAAGATCATCTGATCCACTAACTAGTCTTGATCCACTTGAGTTGAAGTGAAGAGCATTCACACAACCATTGTGACAATCCATTTTGAAAGCCAATTCCAAGCGCTGTACGAACCTCAAAGATCCATGACATTTTGCGTTAAATGCATTGTCCATGTTTTTGTGGCTAGATGTCCCAAGGTTTCTAATGCAAAATGTCACTGAAATTAACAAATGAATTCACAGAAATGGCCAAACATCAGCAGCTAACCTTTGAGTGAGTGCTATCAGTGCATTCCATTTATGTTTTGGCTTCTGTTTGCCAATTCCAGACAACAAATCTTCTTCAATATTCACACTGTTTTCAACAGTAACAGCCTCATCTACAAACATTAGAATTACAGTCATAAAGAACTTTCAATTAATActatatgaaaaagaaatcaagtgaACAATAATAGGTACAGTAATATATGGTTCTATCAAGTTTAGCAGTAATGATAAAATTTTACCACTGTCAACACTTTCCAAATCAGGATTATGTTTATGGGAATCAAATGTTGTATTTGATGTTGATTGTGTGGTCCAAAGAGAGTCCTGACTGTCCTCAAAATCCATATTTTCACCGGACTCCTGATGGGTGTCGGATTCTGTGGAAGAGGACTCGTTTGTTTCTTGCCTCGAATCCTCCATTTTGCGATAACGTTTTTGAagaacttcttttattaaaaaaacaaaacaaaaagacattcaaaaaaaaatctaaacgcTAAATTTGCAAATAACGCATTGGAAATAGTAACAATATCAACAAACCAGATAAAAGTGTGGTGCAAACTTTTTTCACCGTTCGGCATTGAAAGTCCGTACGGCTTATTACGAGACTCAAATCATAGCCTACTCTATATAGGAAGCCGAAAGGAAGGATATCTCTCGCGTGTTGGAAAAGTGAAGCCTACTTTGCTCACCTTTCCTCCGATTTCGCATCTTCCAAGTGGACCCAGGGGGGCCATCTGGTGAGCGAAATAATGACACGCCCTCCGAAATTTCGAATGTTATGGTTTGGGGGATTACCCTGTAATTTATGAACGCACCATTAATATGTTGCCGTGAGGGATTTCATGACAATGTTACATGGAACGGTGTACATTATTGTTTAGTGAATGGCCCTTCGTAGCCATTTAACAATCATATCGATAGAAACGTAAACAAATCTGTGTTTTCAAATATCGCCACTAGACGATAAATTGGCTCCCGTGGGTCCACTTAGGGCGGAGCCAAATAAGAGGAAGGGAACCCAAATTGGCTTccaaaaaaaggccaaacctTTCGGCTTCCTATATAGAGTAGGCTATGCTCAAATGAAGTCTACAGTACTATACGTTGTTATTCAAACAGCTGTTCACGATCAAATGAACAACCTTGCGTTCGGTGCagagataaaaaacaaaaaaaaaagaagactaaACAAAAACTAAGGTTGTTCAAAACATAGAATTACACTATTGTTGATATTTTATAAGCATTTTAGAAAAATCGTACCTTTTCCAAAGAATGCGTAAGTTTTCAAAAACGGATTTATGACGACGATCAGAAGCATACATTTTGCCAGTAGTGGTGCATCACACACCCGTTGTACGCGCTTATTGCCATTTAAATTTGGGCACCAAAGTGTTCGTGGCAGCATTGACTCACAAATGACCTTGAAACGTTGTGACATTTGCCGCTTCGCACAAGTATTTTGTACATAACCGGCAGGTTGAAACAACGATTGCCAACGTGACGTTTCACCAGCGTCGTTAAAACTATATTCACATCACTGCTCTCGAGAGTGTTAAGACTGCTTTGCTTTCCcacaagaagaaatggcaTCGTTACACGTAGAGAAAAAAGCGGTAGTATCATACttaattgttattgtttattatttgattatacATGTCAGGTGTGTTTTATCAATAGATGTATGGCCATCAAAGGCAGGGTTCTGATTCTGCTGCATTTAAGGAGCTCACAAAAAGAGATGCTCAAATCCAACTAGcagttgaacttgaaaaacttCTCAGAACTTGCTCGGAATCGAATCGCGaagtaaaagtttgttttgatttttgtagcTTCTTGAGTTTCACTTGTGTCTCCTCAATAGGGAACTGAGAGAGAATTTGGTGGTTTTCGCCGACTGTTCGTGAGATTTCTTTTAGACCCAACTTCATCTGTTCAgtgggaaaaaatagaaaaacttcCTGATGGAGCAGTAAGTAAACAGTTCCTTGTTGTTACTGAAAATAACCAAAGAACAAtcagtgtttatttttttgtctgaaatCTATTCAATACCATTAATGTTATTATACCATTATGTAAGGTGTGTGATTATGAGATGCTACCTACTCCAGCATCCTCTCAAATACGGGGAATGTTGGACAAACTTGTTGTTATCAAGCTGAATGGTGGACTTGGGACATCAATGGGCTGCCAAGGGCCGAAATCAGTTATTTCAGTCCGAAATGATCTAACCTTTCTTGATTTGACTGTTCAGCAAATTGAGGTATGAAATACCACAGACAGCAgtatataattattatttataaccatttattttataaaatatctTTGTTTCTAAACTCCTCTTATATCACCAAtgttttgcagaatttaaataagaCATACAATGCAAATGTGCCACTAGTCTTGATGAACTCATTCAATACAGATGAGGAAACTCAATTAATCATTCAGAAATATACAAAATTTGAAGTGAGTATTAattagtattttaaaatgttataatacatttttacttattttcccACAAGGTCCAAATCCATACTTTTAATCAAAGTAATTACCCGCGAATCAACAAGGAATCTCTTATGCCTATAGCCAGAAATTGTAGCACTGCTGCAGATATGGAAGCTTGGTATCCTCCTGGTAATTAGATAACAATTTCAATGCAGTATATATATCGCTAACACTTTTCTTAAGGTCACGGCGATTTTTACGAGTCATTTTATAATGCTGGTCTATTGGAAGAGTTTATCAAACAGGTATGCCATTTACTTGGGGCATTTTGTTATCTATCTTAACTTGTGTCTTCTGAATAGCTATTGTTTGAATTGTCGTATAGTCAATTATCCAATTAATCTGAATCTCGAATTTTTATACATATATTAATGAACTGTCTATTATATTTCCATGTTCGATCATTCAGGGTCGAGAATATTGCTTCATCTCCAATATTGATAACTTGGGCGCAACTGTCGACTTAAATATTCTCAATATGTTGTTAAACCCTGGCGAAGATGCCGGCAAACCCAAGGAATTTTTAATGGAGGTTACAGATAAAACCCGAGCTGATGTTAAGGTAAATTCTAACACCAAATCTTAAAGGATGCTTGATTACTTTGTctaatttattattgtttttcaacGGTTCCTTAGGGTGGTACTCTAATTCAATACGAAAACAAATTGCGCCTGCTGGAAATCGCTCAAGTCCCAAAGGAAAAAGTGGAAGATTTCAAGTCTGTCaagacatttaaatttttcaacacTAACAATCTGTGGGTCAAACTACCTTCCATTAAGCGAATTATCGAGAATGGCACATTGGATATGGAAGTAATTGTTAATCCAAAGACCTTAGATAATGGGGTGAACGTTATTCAACTAGAAACTGCTGTTGGTGCTGCCATGAAGTGTTTCGAAGGGTCAATTGGTATCTTGAAAAATGATATAATGGTAACTTGAAAACAGTGTTTGAGTCTATTGTCGTTTGATAGGCTTAAATGTACCTCGTAGCCGGTTCTTGCCCGTCAAAAAGACTTCCGACTTGCTTTTAGTCATGAGCAATCTCTACAATTTGAAGTACGGAAGTCTCTCTATGAGTCCTTTGAGGAGTTTCCCATCAACGCCGCTCATTAAACTTGGAGAAAATCATTTTGCCAAAGTAacgattatattttttttttatttcctttttttatgtatacaATATTTTgagtgatttttttatttatttcgtatttttaaattgtaaattgaatGTCAGGTTCGTGAATTTCTTAAGCGGTTTGCTACAATTCCCGATTTGCTAGAATTGGATCACTTGACTGTTTCGGGAGATGTAACGTTTGGACGGAACGTCTCTCTTAAGGCAAGTCTTAAATGTTGCGTTAccactttttctttgcttAATTTTCCATGTTGATTTCTTATGTTGAATTAAGGGTACGGTGATCATTATTGCCAATCATGGAGACCGTATTGATATTCCGTCGGGGGcaattttagaaaacaaaattgtctCAGGTAATTTGCGCATATTGgatcattaaaatttttcagcaGTTATTAATCAAAAGAGTTGCTTGTAATCTTGTTATAAAGCTAGTCTTGCCAATATTTGAATAGCAGATCTGTAGTCATTTGTAGCAATAgaaatatattcaataaatCATTTACAAGTTGTTATAGAAGCCAAGATTTGTTGTGAATTTATCCTTTCCGCTTGTTAGTTCTACGCTCTCGCATTGTTAAATATGTTTTCCTGATCATGAGTGGCGTTAGGcagttaaataattaaaaaaaaaaaaaaaaaaacatagttGATGGTAATGTATTGAGC from Daphnia pulex isolate KAP4 chromosome 4, ASM2113471v1 encodes:
- the LOC124192291 gene encoding DDB1- and CUL4-associated factor 8-like isoform X3, whose translation is MEDSRQETNESSSTESDTHQESGENMDFEDSQDSLWTTQSTSNTTFDSHKHNPDLESVDSDEAVTVENSVNIEEDLLSGIGKQKPKHKWNALIALTQRNLGTSSHKNMDNAFNAKCHGSLRFVQRLELAFKMDCHNGCVNALHFNSSGSRLVSGSDDLSIIIWDWSRAEPVVNYDSGHRGNVFQAKFLPLCGDTHIVSCARDGHIRLAVLSPSGVFHSTRRLGLHRGPAHKLALLPDTPHVFLTAGEDGVVFEVDVRQSKPNKLLTVKHCERKIALYSISTHPIDTTEFCVGGRDQFVRIYDRRHISSNSESATVRKSCPRHLVDSSVRAHVTSAVYNFNGSELLASYNDEDIYSFASDCVEGSDFLHRYSGHRNNATVKGVNYYGPRSEFVVSGSDCGNIFFWDNSTEAIVQCIPGDENGVVNCLEPHPSIPVLATSGLDDDVKIWTPKCFDEPQLWDLKKTVKTNHQEREEERRREPDTISGELLWVLWRHVRRTERRRRQQQQRTSSQERNDGNVTSSSDESDVSENDEGPRGVQCAPS
- the LOC124192292 gene encoding UTP--glucose-1-phosphate uridylyltransferase-like, with amino-acid sequence MASLHVEKKAMYGHQRQGSDSAAFKELTKRDAQIQLAVELEKLLRTCSESNREGTEREFGGFRRLFVRFLLDPTSSVQWEKIEKLPDGAVCDYEMLPTPASSQIRGMLDKLVVIKLNGGLGTSMGCQGPKSVISVRNDLTFLDLTVQQIENLNKTYNANVPLVLMNSFNTDEETQLIIQKYTKFEVQIHTFNQSNYPRINKESLMPIARNCSTAADMEAWYPPGHGDFYESFYNAGLLEEFIKQGREYCFISNIDNLGATVDLNILNMLLNPGEDAGKPKEFLMEVTDKTRADVKGGTLIQYENKLRLLEIAQVPKEKVEDFKSVKTFKFFNTNNLWVKLPSIKRIIENGTLDMEVIVNPKTLDNGVNVIQLETAVGAAMKCFEGSIGLNVPRSRFLPVKKTSDLLLVMSNLYNLKYGSLSMSPLRSFPSTPLIKLGENHFAKVREFLKRFATIPDLLELDHLTVSGDVTFGRNVSLKGTVIIIANHGDRIDIPSGAILENKIVSGNLRILDH
- the LOC124192291 gene encoding DDB1- and CUL4-associated factor 8-like isoform X2 yields the protein MSQRFKVICESMLPRTLWCPNLNGNKRVQRVCDAPLLAKCMLLIVVINPFLKTYAFFGKVLQKRYRKMEDSRQETNESSSTESDTHQESGENMDFEDSQDSLWTTQSTSNTTFDSHKHNPDLESVDSDEAVTVENSVNIEEDLLSGIGKQKPKHKWNALIALTQRNLGTSSHKNMDNAFNAKCHGSLRFVQRLELAFKMDCHNGCVNALHFNSSGSRLVSGSDDLSIIIWDWSRAEPVVNYDSGHRGNVFQAKFLPLCGDTHIVSCARDGHIRLAVLSPSGVFHSTRRLGLHRGPAHKLALLPDTPHVFLTAGEDGVVFEVDVRQSKPNKLLTVKHCERKIALYSISTHPIDTTEFCVGGRDQFVRIYDRRHISSNSESATVRKSCPRHLVDSSVRAHVTSAVYNFNGSELLASYNDEDIYSFASDCVEGSDFLHRYSGHRNNATVKGVNYYGPRSEFVVSGSDCGNIFFWDNSTEAIVQCIPGDENGVVNCLEPHPSIPVLATSGLDDDVKIWTPKCFDEPQLWDLKKTVKTNHQEREEERRREPDTISGELLWVLWRHVRRTERRRRQQQQRTSSQERNDGNVTSSSDESDVSENDEGPRGVQCAPS
- the LOC124192291 gene encoding DDB1- and CUL4-associated factor 8-like isoform X1, with the translated sequence MSQRFKVICESMLPRTLWCPNLNGNKRVQRVCDAPLLAKCMLLIVVINPFLKTYAFFGKEVLQKRYRKMEDSRQETNESSSTESDTHQESGENMDFEDSQDSLWTTQSTSNTTFDSHKHNPDLESVDSDEAVTVENSVNIEEDLLSGIGKQKPKHKWNALIALTQRNLGTSSHKNMDNAFNAKCHGSLRFVQRLELAFKMDCHNGCVNALHFNSSGSRLVSGSDDLSIIIWDWSRAEPVVNYDSGHRGNVFQAKFLPLCGDTHIVSCARDGHIRLAVLSPSGVFHSTRRLGLHRGPAHKLALLPDTPHVFLTAGEDGVVFEVDVRQSKPNKLLTVKHCERKIALYSISTHPIDTTEFCVGGRDQFVRIYDRRHISSNSESATVRKSCPRHLVDSSVRAHVTSAVYNFNGSELLASYNDEDIYSFASDCVEGSDFLHRYSGHRNNATVKGVNYYGPRSEFVVSGSDCGNIFFWDNSTEAIVQCIPGDENGVVNCLEPHPSIPVLATSGLDDDVKIWTPKCFDEPQLWDLKKTVKTNHQEREEERRREPDTISGELLWVLWRHVRRTERRRRQQQQRTSSQERNDGNVTSSSDESDVSENDEGPRGVQCAPS